The genomic stretch GCAAAAGCTCATCATTGGGGTAATTTCCCGGCATTTTCATTAGGATGGAATGTATCTAATGAAAATTTCTGGCCAGAAAATAACGTTGTCAATAGTTTTAAATTACGTGGAGGATACGGAGTTTTAGGGAATGATGCGATTGATGATTTTCAGTTTGCTAATTTCTTAGTTCCCGGAAGTAACTATTCATTTGGTGATAATAGTATTCATATTGGTTATGCACCAAGTACACTTGAAAATCCTGATTTGAAATGGGAAAGAACCTCTCAACTTAATATCGCAGCAGATTTTAAATTATTTAAAAACTTTGATTTATCAGTTGATGTTTACAGAAAAAAAACTTCTGATATCTTAAGAAGAATTAATATTCCTGGATATCTTGGTTTGATTAACAATCCCTGGAGAAATATTGGTGATATGAATAATGATGGTGTTGAAGTAAGTTTAGGATATAAGAAAAGCTGGGACGATTTCGGAATTTCTGCCAATGCAAATTTCGGATATCTTAAAAATGAAATCACCAGATTAGAGGACAATAAAATCTACGAAAACTTTGCTTCATTTCAGTCAATGGGAGCGGTTTCAAGATTACAAGTCGGAAATCCTTACGGATCTTTCTTTGGATATCAAAATATGGGAATTTTCCAAAACCAGGCGGAAGTTGATGCGTATAAAAATGCAAATGGAGCTTTAATTCAACCTAATGCAAAGCCAGGAGACTTTAAAAGGCTCGATGCAAATGGTGACGGCAAAATTGATGAGAGTGATTATGTATACTTAGGTAATTCAGTACCAAAATACACATTTGGTTTTACATTAAATTTCAATTACAAAAATTTTGATTTAATGGTTTTTGCGCAAGGACAGGCCGGAAACAAAATTTTCCAAGGTCTTAGAAGACTAGACATGCAATATGCAAATTATCAAACATCAATTCTTGATCGTTGGGTAGGGGAAGGAACTTCTGATTCTACACCAAGAATGACTATGAATGATCCTAACCAGAACTTAACGAGAATGTCGGATTATTATTTACAAGACGGTAGTTATTTACGTTTAAAGCTTGTTTCGCTTGGCTATACTTTACCTAAAGACGTATCGAGAACTTTTGGTGCAAATAAGGTTAGATTCTATGTTACGGGAGAAAACTTGGTTACATTTACCAAGTACACAGGTTATGATCCTGAGATTGCGGGTGGTGATACATTTGGTATTGATAGAGCTTACTATCCACAAGCAAGAACGTTTTTATTTGGTGCCAATATTCAATTTTAATTTCGAAAAAAATGAAAAATAAAAGATTTATATATAAAGGAATTGCTGTTCTATTATTAACAGGAATTAGTTTTGGAGCAGTTTCTTGTAATGACAGTAATTTAGAGGATGTAAAGAATACAGGTACATTTGATACCGAAAATTTTTTCAAAAATGAAGAGCAATCTTTCGCAGGATTAGTTGCTACTTATGATCTTCTAAGAAAATATTCAGGAGGTTTTGAAAATTCAGTTACATTTTTTAATGCAGCTTCTGATGATTGTTATTCGGGCGGAGGAAGTTCTACTGATGGAGCAGGTATCCAAGGTATTGCTAATTACAGTATCAATCCAATTATAGTGCCTGCAAGTTATTGGAGAGACTATTATCAGGGGATTGCAAGAGCGAATCTTTTGCTGGAGAGAATTCCCAATGCTACCATGAATGATAATACAAGAAATACGTTTATTGCAGAAGCTAAAACATTAAGATCACTTTATTATTTTGAATTGGTGAGAATGTTTGGTAACATCCCTTTAATTTTAAAGCCTGTAAAATATAGTGATGATTATTATAATATACCTCAAGCTGCTAAAGCCGATGTATATAATCAAATTGAAACAGATTTATTAGACGCTATAAATAATCTTCCTACGACACAGTCTCAAAAAGGAAGAATTACACAGGGAACTGCTCGCGCTATTTTAGGAAAAATTTATTTATATGATAAAAAATATAGTCAGGCTGCAGCTCAGTTCGAAATGGTAAATGGTGCTCCGGGAGGAACTAGTCAGTATGGGTACAAATTAGTTTCTAACTATGCTGATTTATTCAAAGTGGGTACTGTTACCGATAATGTAGATCCTTATAAATTTAGCTCAGAATCTATTTTAGAAGTTATGTCTACTAACAAAGGAAATTCAGATTGGTCATTTTGGGGAACTGGTAAAGATGAAGGAAATTCTATTTGTGTAATGGTTGGTATCAGATCATACAAAGTTTTAGATACTTCTCCTGTTGTTAATGATGCGCCAAGTGTTTACTCTGGATGGTCATTTAATCCAATCACAGAAAGTTTATTCAATTTTATGCAGGGAGATCCGAGACTAAATGCTTCTATTTTAAATGTTAAACAGCTAGTTCAACAAGGAAAGGTTTCTTATTCTCCAGCTTACAAAGACACTGGATATTTCTTGAATAAATATATGCCTAAAACAACAGATGTAACGAATCTACCGGGAGCCTCAGAATTGAATTTCCGTCAAAATTATATTGCGATTAGATTAGCAGACACTTATCTGATGGAAGCTGAAGCATTGGGCGGTTCAGGATCAAGAGCTCAGGCACTGTTAGATGCTGTTAGAGCAAGAGTCGGACTTGCTTCAGTTCCTGTATCTATGCAAGCAATAAAAGATGAAAGAAGAAGAGAGTTAGCAGGTGAAGGTCACAGATGGTTCGATTTAGTAAGATGGGGTGATGCTCCTACCGTACTGGGCTCCAGAGGATTTACAGCAGGTAAAAATGAGATTCTTCCAATTCCTTTTAACGAACTACCGAATACGGTACTAAAACAAAACCCTGGATACTAAAATAAAAAATATGATAGCTAAATATATAAATAAAAGTTTATTTTTCGGCGCAGCAGTATTCTTTCTTACTAGTTGTTCCCCAGAAAGTATAGATGAAGGAAACGGGCTAATACAGCCTTCTGCTGATGCAGCTTTCACAGTTACCAAAACAGCTGAAAACAAATATCATCTAAAGAGAGTGAATGATAACTATATTAATTTTATTAATTCACAATGGAATATAGATGGTGATGGTTTTGTTAACGGTAAAAATGAGATAGATATTTCTCTTCTAGATGCAGGAACTTATATATTACAACATAATGCGGTAGGAATTGGTGGTCAGGTTGGTGGTACTACAAGTCAAACAGTAGTAGTTCCTACTTCAGATCCCATAGCCGGAAATATTCTTCAGGGTGGTAGATTTGATACACCTGAAGAAATTGCAAAATGGTCAATTCACACAATTAGTCCAGCAAAAGCACAATGGGTTTTTGCTAATAAAGAAGCAACAATTGTCGCAAGTGAAAGTAATCAACAGGCTATTTACACAACAGTTAATGTAGAAGCCGGTAAACAGTATACAATAGATTTAGTGGCTTCATCCAAAACAGGTCTGGAAGATACTTGGTGTGAAGTTTATATATTAAACAGCATGCCTGCTTCCGGTCAAGATATTAGCGGAAATGTTTACAGAAGTATTAATACCTGGGATGGATGTGGTAAATCTGCTTTTGGTGGAAAAGTTTCATCAGTTGGATGTGGAAGTAAAAATACAGGTGTTTATACAGCAACAACAACAGGTACTGTTTATTTAGCCATTAAATGTGGTGGAAAAACGGTAAAGGGATTAACTGTCGATAAAGTTGAAGTAAGAAGAAAGCAATAGCCCGTTAATTATAAAAACTTTAAATGAAATTACGAAATTCATATAGTTTCTTTTTAAAAAGTACTGCACTGCTATTTAGCGGTGTGGTACTTTTGCCTTTATCTTCGTGTAAATCTGTAGCAAATACAGATCAAAAAGTTCAAATCTGGATGACGAAAGGTGATGAAAGCGTAAAATTACAGCAGCAAAATGCATTAACTTTTGCAAATACTTCTAATAACTTTCAGAATATTGAAATTGACGACACTCAGAAGTTTCAATATATTGATGGTTTTGGGTATACATTAACCGGCGGAAGTGTTGAAGTAATCAATCGTCTTTCACCTTCAAAAAGAAAAGCGCTTTTAAACGAACTTTTTGGGAATGATAAGAAGTCAATTTCAATAAGTTATTTAAGATTGAGCATTGGTGCATCCGATTTGGATGGTGAAGTTTTTTCTTATAATGATGTACCGGAAGGTCAAACAGATCCTTCTCTTTCTAAATTCAGTTTAGCAAGAGACAAAGACTTGATTTCTATGCTAAAAGAAATTTTAGCAATCAATCCTAAAATCAAAATCATTGCAGCACCTTGGTCGCCTCCGGTTTGGATGAAAGATAATGGTAAATCGATTGGTGGAAGTTTAAAAACTGAATATTATGATGTTTACGCAAAATATTTCGTGAAATATATTCAGGGAATGCAGAAAGAAGGAATTACAATTGATGCCGTCACTCCCCAAAACGAGCCTTTACATCCCGGAAATAATCCAAGCTTACTGATGGTTTCAGATCAGCAGAAAGATTTTATTAAGCAAAGTTTAGGTCCTATTTTTAAATCAAATAATATTAAAACCAAAATCGTTGTTTACGATCACAATTGCAATAAACCTGAATATGCCATTAATATTTTAAATGATTCGGAAGCCAATCAATATATCGACGGTTCGGCTTTTCATTTGTATGAAGGTGATATTTCTGCTTTAAGTACTGTTCACGATGCGCATCCAGATAAAAACCTTTATTTTACAGAACAATGGACAGGTTCAAAAGGTATTTTCAGTGAAGATCTAAACTGGCACACCAGAAATGTTGTCATCGGATCGATGAGAAACTGGAGTAAAATTGCTTTAGAATGGAATTTAGCGAATGATACTCAATACAAACCGCATACACCGGGAGGATGTACAGAATGTCAAGGAGCAATTACGGTCTTAGATAGTGAAAATTTCACAAGAAATGTTGCGTATTATATTATTGCTCATGCTTCAAAATTTGTTCCGGCAAATTCTCAGAGAATAGCTTCTACACAAACGGAAAACTTGGCTACGGTTGCTTTTAAAACTCCGGAAGGTAAAACGGTTTTGATTGTTCAGAACAATAATAAATCAGATGAAAGTTTCAATATAAAATATAATCAGAAAACAGCTCCCGTTACAATTACCGGAAGTTCTGTGGCAACCTATATTTTTTAAATTAGAATTTTCTAAAATTTATATTGAATAAAAACCTTCGTATTCTTTGCTAAGTAGAATGCCTTTGCGAACTTAAAAATCAAGCATTATTTGCAAGAAAATCTTTGCGAACTTTGCGTTAAAGTATAAGCTAAATAAAACTAATTATAAATGAAGAAGATATATTTCATATTAGCATTTACAGTATTCGGATTCAATGTTTTTGGACAAAAAACAATTGATCAGAAAGTTTCTGAACTGCTGTCTAAAATGACGTTGGAAGAAAAAGTAGGGCAGTTGGTTCAATACAGCGGTTTTGAATATGCAACGGGCCCGCAAAACTCAAATTCT from Chryseobacterium indoltheticum encodes the following:
- a CDS encoding RagB/SusD family nutrient uptake outer membrane protein, producing the protein MKNKRFIYKGIAVLLLTGISFGAVSCNDSNLEDVKNTGTFDTENFFKNEEQSFAGLVATYDLLRKYSGGFENSVTFFNAASDDCYSGGGSSTDGAGIQGIANYSINPIIVPASYWRDYYQGIARANLLLERIPNATMNDNTRNTFIAEAKTLRSLYYFELVRMFGNIPLILKPVKYSDDYYNIPQAAKADVYNQIETDLLDAINNLPTTQSQKGRITQGTARAILGKIYLYDKKYSQAAAQFEMVNGAPGGTSQYGYKLVSNYADLFKVGTVTDNVDPYKFSSESILEVMSTNKGNSDWSFWGTGKDEGNSICVMVGIRSYKVLDTSPVVNDAPSVYSGWSFNPITESLFNFMQGDPRLNASILNVKQLVQQGKVSYSPAYKDTGYFLNKYMPKTTDVTNLPGASELNFRQNYIAIRLADTYLMEAEALGGSGSRAQALLDAVRARVGLASVPVSMQAIKDERRRELAGEGHRWFDLVRWGDAPTVLGSRGFTAGKNEILPIPFNELPNTVLKQNPGY
- a CDS encoding glycoside hydrolase family 30 protein, which produces MKLRNSYSFFLKSTALLFSGVVLLPLSSCKSVANTDQKVQIWMTKGDESVKLQQQNALTFANTSNNFQNIEIDDTQKFQYIDGFGYTLTGGSVEVINRLSPSKRKALLNELFGNDKKSISISYLRLSIGASDLDGEVFSYNDVPEGQTDPSLSKFSLARDKDLISMLKEILAINPKIKIIAAPWSPPVWMKDNGKSIGGSLKTEYYDVYAKYFVKYIQGMQKEGITIDAVTPQNEPLHPGNNPSLLMVSDQQKDFIKQSLGPIFKSNNIKTKIVVYDHNCNKPEYAINILNDSEANQYIDGSAFHLYEGDISALSTVHDAHPDKNLYFTEQWTGSKGIFSEDLNWHTRNVVIGSMRNWSKIALEWNLANDTQYKPHTPGGCTECQGAITVLDSENFTRNVAYYIIAHASKFVPANSQRIASTQTENLATVAFKTPEGKTVLIVQNNNKSDESFNIKYNQKTAPVTITGSSVATYIF